From a region of the Sinorhizobium sp. B11 genome:
- the nusG gene encoding transcription termination/antitermination protein NusG yields MAARWYIVHAYSNFEKKVAEDIENKARQKGLEHLFEKILVPTEKVVEVRRGRKVDSERKFFPGYVMVRANLTDEAYHLIKNTPKVTGFLGSDNKPVPIPDSEADRILGQVQEGVERPKASVTFEIGEQVRVSDGPFASFNGTVQDVDEERSRLKVEVSIFGRATPVELEYAQVEKV; encoded by the coding sequence ATGGCGGCACGTTGGTACATCGTCCACGCATATTCCAATTTTGAAAAGAAGGTGGCTGAGGACATCGAGAACAAGGCTCGCCAGAAGGGGCTTGAGCACCTGTTCGAGAAGATTCTCGTGCCGACCGAAAAGGTGGTGGAAGTGCGTCGCGGCCGCAAGGTCGATTCCGAGCGCAAGTTCTTCCCGGGCTATGTCATGGTTCGCGCCAACCTGACGGATGAGGCCTATCACCTGATCAAGAATACGCCGAAGGTCACGGGCTTTCTTGGCTCTGACAACAAGCCGGTTCCGATTCCGGATTCTGAGGCCGATCGCATCCTCGGTCAGGTTCAGGAAGGTGTCGAACGGCCGAAGGCTTCCGTTACCTTCGAGATCGGCGAGCAGGTTCGTGTATCTGACGGTCCGTTCGCCTCGTTCAACGGGACGGTTCAGGATGTGGACGAAGAGCGTTCGCGCCTGAAGGTGGAAGTGTCGATCTTCGGTCGCGCGACCCCGGTCGAACTGGAATACGCTCAGGTCGAGAAGGTCTGA
- a CDS encoding NAD(P)-dependent oxidoreductase yields MKKRILFTGGSGKAGRHAVPWLVNAGYEVHNVDLVPLESPGVTNLTADITDSGQMFNVLSMHRDFPDLDAGKGVQPFDAVVHFAAVPRILIKPDNETFRINTMGTYNVIEAAVKLGIRKIIVASSETTYGVCFAEGHRDFHQFPLDEDYDVNPMDSYGLSKVLNEKTARAFAERSGFDIYALRIGNVIEPHEYERFPTYFANPEMRKRIAWSYIDARDLGQIVHRCIEKDGLGFQVFNAANDTVSANTPSRELAKRFYPNVPFTREIGEYEGLLSNRKIREVLGFKEEHDWRKYVKV; encoded by the coding sequence ATGAAAAAGCGCATTCTCTTCACCGGCGGTTCGGGCAAGGCGGGACGTCATGCCGTGCCGTGGCTCGTCAATGCCGGATATGAGGTTCATAACGTCGATCTCGTGCCGCTCGAAAGCCCGGGTGTCACCAATCTCACTGCCGACATCACCGACAGTGGCCAGATGTTCAACGTGCTTTCCATGCACCGGGATTTTCCGGATCTGGACGCGGGCAAGGGTGTTCAGCCTTTCGACGCCGTTGTGCATTTCGCGGCAGTGCCGCGCATCCTTATCAAGCCTGATAACGAGACCTTCCGCATTAACACGATGGGCACGTATAATGTCATCGAGGCGGCCGTGAAGCTCGGTATCCGGAAGATCATCGTCGCATCGAGTGAGACGACCTACGGCGTCTGCTTCGCCGAAGGTCATCGCGATTTCCACCAGTTCCCGTTGGATGAGGACTATGATGTCAATCCGATGGATTCCTACGGCCTTTCCAAGGTCCTGAATGAGAAGACCGCGCGTGCTTTTGCCGAGCGGTCCGGCTTCGATATTTACGCGTTGCGCATCGGCAACGTCATCGAGCCGCATGAATACGAGAGGTTTCCGACCTATTTCGCCAATCCGGAAATGCGCAAGCGCATCGCCTGGAGCTATATCGATGCGCGCGATCTCGGACAGATCGTCCACCGCTGCATTGAGAAGGACGGATTGGGCTTCCAGGTCTTCAATGCCGCCAACGACACGGTCTCGGCCAATACGCCATCTCGAGAGCTCGCCAAGCGATTCTACCCGAATGTGCCGTTCACCCGTGAGATCGGCGAATATGAGGGCCTGCTTTCCAACCGGAAGATTCGCGAAGTGCTCGGCTTCAAGGAAGAGCACGACTGGCGGAAATACGTGAAAGTGTGA
- the rplL gene encoding 50S ribosomal protein L7/L12: MADLAKIVDDLSSLTVLEAAELSKLLEEKWGVSAAAPVAVAAAAGGAGAAAPVEEEKTEFDVILTDAGANKINVIKEVRAITGLGLKEAKDLVEGAPKAVKEGVSKAEAADIKKKLEDAGAKADVK, from the coding sequence ATGGCTGATCTCGCAAAGATCGTTGATGACCTCTCCTCGCTGACCGTCCTGGAAGCCGCTGAGCTTTCCAAGCTGCTCGAAGAAAAGTGGGGCGTTTCCGCCGCTGCTCCGGTAGCTGTTGCTGCCGCTGCTGGTGGTGCAGGTGCTGCTGCTCCGGTCGAAGAAGAAAAGACCGAGTTCGACGTCATCCTCACGGATGCCGGCGCCAACAAGATCAACGTCATCAAGGAAGTCCGCGCCATCACCGGTCTCGGCCTCAAGGAAGCCAAGGACCTCGTCGAAGGCGCTCCGAAGGCTGTCAAGGAAGGCGTTTCCAAGGCTGAAGCTGCTGACATTAAGAAGAAGCTTGAAGACGCTGGCGCAAAGGCTGACGTCAAGTAA
- the rplK gene encoding 50S ribosomal protein L11, with the protein MAKKVAGQLKLQVKAGSANPSPPIGPALGQRGINIMEFCKSFNAATQEMEKGMPIPVVITYYQDKSFTFVMKQPPVSYWLKKEAKIQSGSKTPGKGAKAGTLTKAQIKTIAEAKMKDLNAADIEGAMAMIEGSARAMGLEVVG; encoded by the coding sequence ATGGCTAAGAAAGTTGCAGGCCAGCTCAAGCTGCAGGTCAAGGCAGGATCGGCAAACCCGTCCCCGCCAATCGGCCCGGCACTTGGTCAGCGAGGCATTAACATCATGGAATTCTGCAAGTCGTTCAACGCGGCTACGCAGGAAATGGAAAAGGGTATGCCGATCCCGGTCGTCATCACCTATTACCAGGACAAGTCGTTCACCTTCGTCATGAAGCAGCCGCCGGTCAGCTACTGGCTGAAGAAGGAAGCGAAGATCCAGTCCGGTTCCAAGACCCCGGGCAAGGGCGCAAAGGCTGGTACCCTCACCAAGGCTCAGATCAAGACGATCGCCGAAGCCAAGATGAAGGACCTGAACGCAGCAGATATCGAAGGTGCAATGGCGATGATCGAGGGCTCTGCCCGCGCCATGGGCCTGGAAGTGGTGGGTTAA
- the rplA gene encoding 50S ribosomal protein L1 — MAGKRTQKINEGVDPTKLYALTTAIGMVKERAVAKFDETIEVSMNLGVDPRHADQMVRGVVNLPNGTGRTVRVAVFARGVKADEAKAAGADVVGAEELVEIVQGGKIDFDRCIATPDMMPLVGRLGKVLGPRGMMPNPKVGTVTMDVAGAVKASKGGAVEFRVEKAGIVHAGIGKASFDAKALEENIRAFADAVIKAKPAGAKGNYVKRVALSSTMGPGVKIEVGSVTAAVTAA; from the coding sequence ATGGCAGGCAAGCGCACTCAGAAGATCAATGAAGGTGTTGATCCGACCAAGCTCTACGCTCTGACGACCGCCATCGGCATGGTCAAGGAACGTGCTGTCGCAAAGTTCGATGAAACCATCGAAGTTTCGATGAACCTCGGCGTTGACCCGCGTCACGCAGACCAGATGGTCCGCGGCGTCGTCAACCTGCCGAACGGCACCGGCCGTACGGTTCGCGTTGCTGTTTTTGCTCGTGGCGTCAAGGCTGATGAAGCCAAGGCTGCCGGCGCAGACGTCGTTGGCGCAGAAGAGCTCGTTGAAATCGTCCAGGGCGGCAAGATCGATTTCGATCGTTGCATCGCAACCCCGGACATGATGCCGCTCGTCGGCCGCCTCGGTAAGGTTCTCGGCCCGCGTGGCATGATGCCGAACCCGAAGGTTGGCACGGTTACGATGGATGTCGCTGGTGCCGTCAAGGCTTCCAAGGGCGGCGCTGTCGAGTTCCGCGTCGAGAAGGCTGGTATCGTTCACGCCGGCATCGGCAAGGCGTCTTTCGATGCCAAGGCTCTGGAAGAAAACATCCGTGCCTTCGCTGACGCCGTCATCAAGGCAAAGCCGGCTGGCGCCAAGGGCAACTACGTCAAGCGCGTAGCGCTCTCCTCGACCATGGGTCCGGGCGTCAAGATCGAAGTTGGCTCGGTCACCGCAGCGGTTACCGCTGCTTAA
- the tuf gene encoding elongation factor Tu, giving the protein MAKSKFERNKPHVNIGTIGHVDHGKTSLTAAITKYFGEFKAYDQIDAAPEEKARGITISTAHVEYETPNRHYAHVDCPGHADYVKNMITGAAQMDGAILVCSAADGPMPQTREHILLARQVGVPAIVVFLNKVDQVDDAELLELVELEVRELLSSYDFPGDDIPVVKGSALAALEDSDKKIGEDAIRELMAAVDAYIPTPERPIDQPFLMPIEDVFSISGRGTVVTGRVERGIVKVGEEVEIVGIRPTSKTTVTGVEMFRKLLDQGQAGDNIGALVRGVNRDGVERGQILCKPGSVKPHKKFKAEAYILTKEEGGRHTPFFTNYRPQFYFRTTDVTGIVTLPEGTEMVMPGDNVTVDVELIVPIAMEEKLRFAIREGGRTVGAGIVASIIE; this is encoded by the coding sequence ATGGCAAAGAGTAAGTTTGAGCGCAACAAGCCGCACGTCAACATTGGCACGATCGGCCACGTTGACCACGGCAAGACGTCTCTGACGGCAGCGATCACGAAGTACTTCGGTGAGTTCAAGGCGTATGACCAGATCGACGCTGCGCCGGAAGAAAAGGCCCGCGGCATCACCATTTCGACGGCTCACGTCGAGTATGAGACGCCGAACCGTCACTATGCGCACGTCGACTGCCCCGGCCACGCCGACTATGTCAAGAACATGATCACGGGTGCTGCGCAGATGGACGGCGCGATCCTGGTCTGCTCTGCAGCTGACGGCCCGATGCCGCAGACGCGCGAGCACATCCTGCTCGCCCGCCAGGTTGGCGTTCCGGCGATCGTGGTGTTCCTGAACAAGGTCGACCAGGTTGACGACGCCGAGCTTCTCGAGCTCGTCGAGCTTGAAGTTCGCGAACTCCTGTCGTCCTACGACTTCCCGGGCGACGACATCCCGGTCGTCAAGGGTTCGGCTCTTGCTGCTCTTGAAGATTCTGACAAGAAGATCGGTGAAGACGCGATCCGCGAGCTGATGGCTGCGGTTGACGCCTACATCCCGACGCCTGAGCGTCCGATCGACCAGCCGTTCCTGATGCCGATCGAAGACGTGTTCTCGATCTCTGGCCGTGGTACGGTTGTGACCGGCCGCGTCGAGCGTGGTATCGTCAAGGTTGGTGAAGAAGTCGAGATCGTCGGCATTCGTCCGACCTCGAAGACGACGGTTACCGGCGTTGAAATGTTCCGCAAGCTGCTCGACCAGGGCCAGGCTGGCGACAACATCGGCGCTCTGGTTCGCGGTGTGAACCGTGACGGCGTCGAGCGTGGTCAGATCCTGTGCAAGCCGGGCTCTGTCAAGCCGCACAAGAAGTTCAAGGCAGAAGCCTACATCCTGACGAAGGAAGAAGGCGGCCGTCATACGCCGTTCTTCACGAACTACCGTCCGCAGTTCTACTTCCGCACGACGGACGTGACGGGCATCGTGACGCTTCCGGAAGGCACGGAAATGGTTATGCCTGGCGACAACGTCACGGTGGACGTCGAGCTGATCGTTCCGATCGCGATGGAAGAAAAGCTTCGCTTCGCTATCCGCGAAGGCGGCCGCACCGTCGGTGCAGGCATCGTGGCTTCCATCATCGAGTAA
- the rlmB gene encoding 23S rRNA (guanosine(2251)-2'-O)-methyltransferase RlmB, whose amino-acid sequence MSKDNKSGDKPATDKSAKDTHYATLRRAHRDGKRERGEIPTPAPQKRKRGGDDWKPPALAPDQVFLYGLHTVRAALENPERKNIKLSVTQNALARLEIDPETIGIPLEMVSPQDIDKVLGPEAIHQGVMLETRPLPVRRLEALKNSPLLLVLDQVTDPHNVGAIMRSAVAFNAGAVITTQRHSPTESGVLAKSASGALELIPYIQITNLSDALGELHKLGFFTIGLDSEGPAALEGTFSGDRIALVLGSEGKGLRQKTRETVNALARLDMPGAIKSLNVSNAAAIALYAARLHLKA is encoded by the coding sequence ATGAGCAAAGATAACAAATCCGGCGACAAGCCCGCCACCGACAAGTCCGCAAAGGACACGCATTACGCAACCTTGCGACGCGCGCATCGCGACGGCAAGCGCGAACGCGGTGAAATCCCGACACCCGCGCCACAGAAACGCAAGCGTGGTGGAGACGACTGGAAACCGCCCGCATTGGCTCCCGACCAGGTCTTCCTCTACGGCCTTCATACCGTTCGCGCCGCGCTCGAAAACCCTGAACGCAAGAACATCAAGCTGTCGGTAACACAGAATGCTCTGGCGCGGCTGGAGATCGATCCGGAGACGATCGGCATTCCGCTCGAAATGGTTTCTCCTCAAGATATCGACAAGGTGCTCGGCCCGGAGGCGATCCATCAGGGAGTAATGCTCGAAACGCGCCCCCTGCCCGTCCGACGGTTGGAAGCACTGAAAAACAGCCCATTGCTTCTCGTGCTCGATCAGGTGACCGATCCGCACAATGTCGGCGCCATCATGCGTTCGGCCGTCGCCTTCAATGCAGGTGCCGTTATCACCACCCAGAGACACAGCCCCACCGAATCGGGCGTGCTCGCCAAATCGGCTTCCGGCGCGCTGGAGCTCATACCTTATATACAGATCACCAATCTCTCGGATGCGCTCGGCGAGTTGCACAAGCTCGGCTTCTTCACGATCGGGCTCGATTCGGAAGGACCGGCAGCGCTAGAAGGCACTTTTTCGGGCGACAGAATCGCGCTGGTTCTCGGCTCGGAAGGTAAGGGCCTGCGGCAGAAGACGCGGGAGACGGTCAACGCGCTCGCACGGCTCGATATGCCCGGCGCCATCAAATCGCTGAACGTATCGAATGCCGCGGCGATTGCCCTTTATGCGGCAAGGCTGCACCTGAAAGCGTAG
- the rplJ gene encoding 50S ribosomal protein L10, giving the protein MERAEKREFVTELNDVFKASGSVVVAHYAGATVAQMNDFRSKMRAAGGTVKVAKNRLAKIALQGTEAEGISDLFKGQTLIAYSNDPITAPKVVMDFAKTNDKIVVLGGAMGTTTLNAEAVKSLATLPSLDELRAKLLGMIQTPATRIAGVVAAPASQLARVFAAYAKKDEAA; this is encoded by the coding sequence GTGGAAAGAGCGGAAAAGCGCGAATTCGTCACGGAACTGAACGATGTCTTCAAGGCATCGGGCTCGGTTGTCGTGGCCCACTATGCTGGTGCTACAGTCGCACAGATGAACGATTTTCGTTCGAAGATGCGCGCTGCTGGCGGCACCGTCAAAGTCGCGAAGAACCGCCTGGCCAAAATTGCCCTTCAGGGTACGGAAGCGGAAGGGATCTCCGATCTCTTCAAAGGTCAGACCCTCATTGCTTACAGCAATGATCCGATCACCGCTCCGAAGGTCGTCATGGATTTCGCCAAGACCAACGACAAGATCGTTGTTCTCGGTGGCGCCATGGGAACAACCACGCTCAATGCTGAAGCTGTCAAGTCGCTTGCGACCCTGCCTTCGCTCGATGAGCTGCGTGCGAAGCTGCTGGGCATGATCCAGACACCGGCTACCCGCATCGCTGGGGTTGTTGCAGCACCGGCAAGCCAGCTTGCCCGCGTGTTCGCGGCCTACGCCAAGAAGGACGAAGCCGCTTAA
- the secE gene encoding preprotein translocase subunit SecE: MASKSNPFAFLQQVRTETSKVTWPSRRETMISTVMVLFMVVFAALFFFAADQLIGWALSFVLNTGN; this comes from the coding sequence ATGGCATCCAAATCCAATCCATTCGCGTTTCTGCAGCAGGTTCGCACGGAGACGTCTAAAGTTACATGGCCGTCGCGCCGCGAGACGATGATCTCGACGGTTATGGTGCTGTTTATGGTTGTTTTTGCTGCGCTGTTTTTCTTTGCCGCGGACCAGCTGATTGGCTGGGCGCTGAGCTTCGTGCTCAATACCGGCAACTGA